TCAGTCCGCCCGTCGTCAAGCGCACGAGCGAAAGTGCTCGCTCGAAGAAGAATGTGATCTTCTGGCCGTGCACGGACTGCTTCATCTTCTAGGCCACGATCACGCAACGGCGAAAGAAGCGACGGTCATGTTCGGCCTTCAGGATCGCATTTTGCGAGGGATTCGCCGCCGTGCGTAAGCGAATTGCCCTCCCCTCCAGCATTCTGCTCACCGCTCTCTCGTATCCGCTGGCCCTCTACACCCCCAACCTGGCTCCAGCCTGGGTATCCAGCGTCGTCGTGTGGTTTGCCCTGGTTCCCCTTTTGCTCTCCTTGCATCGTGCGACGCCGGGAGAGAGTTTTCGCTGGGGATACATCTACGGCCTGTTTGCGAACGGTGCGGCGCTCTTCTGGATCATTATCGCGATGAGAAAATACGGAAATCTGTCTTGGCTCCTTTCGGGTTCCATCCTTTTCTCCTTGATCGCCGAACTGGCGTTCTATCCGGCGGTAACATTTTGGACGATGGCGCGGCTTCGGAACTTCGCCCCTGCCTGGCTCGTGGGGGCTCTCTCTTTCACGTTATTGGAATGGACGCGCGTCTACATGCCGCTGGAAGGCTATCCGTGGATCACGCCCGCCTACGGTCTTTACGGCGATTCTTGTCTGATCCAGATCGTAGAATGGACCGGCGTGGCCGGACTTAATCTCCTGATTTTCACTTTCAGTTTCAGCCTTGCGGATTCGCTGACCCGAAAGGAGGAACGGCGGTTGTCCGCGATTCCGGCGCTCGTCGCGGTCGGAGCGATGATCGCCGCAGGGCATCTGTACGGCTTTATTCGGCTTCGTACGTTTGATTCGGTTTCGACGGTCGACTCTTCCGTTCGCGTCTCGTTGATTCAAGCGAACATCCCTCAGGACAGTAAATGGCAGAGTGCTTCGCGATCCCAAATCTTCGAGAAATACGGCAGGCTGACCGCCGCGGCTGTGGCCCGAGACTCGGACCTGATTGTCTGGCCCGAAGCGGCGTTCCCGCTGACCGTCGCGTCATCGACTTCCGCCTTTCCAATCCTTCGCGAAACGCTGGGAGAGGCGGATCTCGTGCTCGGCGCCGCCACCTGGGAACGAGCGGGTGACCGAGAACTCTATCGAAACTCGGCCTTTATCGTCGGACCGGATGCTCGAGTGAAACTGCGTTACGACAAGCGGCATTTGGTCCCCTTCGGAGAGTACGTCCCCTTTTCGGATATCCTTCCCACGCAGAAGTTCGTGCCGGCCGTCGCGGGGAATTTTGTCAAAGGGGGAGTCCCCATTCTCGCGACAGTCCCCCGAAGGCCGGACGCGCGTTACGGCATTCTGATCTGTTATGAGGTGCTGTTCCCCGACTTGGCCGTGGATCTCGTGCGCGGAGGGGCCAATTTCCTCGTCAACATCACGAACGACGCTTGGTTCGACGAGACTTCCGGACCGTACCAACACGTGGAATTCGGGCGCTTTCGGGCCATTGAAACCCGGCGACCGATCGTCCGAGCCGCGAACACGGGAGTGACCGCATGGTTCGACGCAAGGGGAAACATTCACGACACCACTTCGTTGTTTACGGAAGGCCTCGTCACGACCGATATTCATCCGAGGCGGGAAATGACTTTTTACGTACGGCACCCGCAGTTCATCCCGCACGTGGCCGCAATGATTCTTTTGATCGCCGGACTTGGCTTCTTCCGCCGACGCTCGTAAAAGTAGAAACAACGTCGTGGGAAAACTCGTTGTTCAGTTCCTGCTCTGCGTATTCGGGACGGTGGGACTTATGCATCTCATTCCGTCCTACTATCGCGTGCGCCAGACTTATGAAGTTTCATCCTCTCGAAGCGACATCGGCATTGATCCGCAGCGGATCACAGCCACTCTTCAGGAGAAGATCCGCGAATCGGGGATCGACGGCTCGGCCGTCCGAACGCTTGCCTGTACCTCTCCCGAAGGCCCCTCGCTTCGTCGAACCTGCCTTTTGGAGGCTGAGCGGCGGCGCCCGGCGCAGCAGATCGCTCAACTTTTCACCTCAACGCTTCCGAACCATCTGGGCTGGATCGAAATCCCAGTATTGGATCAACGCATCGAAACGGCCGACCGTCGGATCTCTTCCGCGAAAACCGAGATTGAGGCGCTCCAATCGGAGTGGAAGGAACTGGAGCCTACCGAAGCCCAGGATCGAGCGAGAATCGAACAGGCGCGCCGGGACCGGGACCGACTCGCCACCGAAATTGAAAACCGCACCAACCAGTTGCACATCCTCGAAGAAGCTTTGAGCCGGCCCACCGAAGTTGCCCATCGATCCCTTTTTGAAAAGAAACGAACGGACGTGACCGCATTGGTTGATGAGGTTCGTCCACGGCTTGAGGCCGCGGAGAAAACCTTAGCCGAGGCCACCGTTCCCGAAAATCGACGGAAGGCCGTACAGGAACGGTTGAACGAACTACGCTTCTCCCTGGACGACCTGAACGCACAAATCGCTATGTGGCGACAGCGAAAGTCGGACAATCCGAGCGCTAAAATCGTAGCCGACCCCGACACCTTCCAATTGGTGGCGATCGGCCCTCCGGCGATCCTTGAACCGATTCGAGACGGAACGCATTTCTTCTGGTCTATTCCTCTCGGAATTTTGTTTTTCGTGCTTCTTTGGGCCGGTCTCGGGTTACGTGATCGCCTCGATACGTTCTCCACTTCCGAAGAAGTTGAAAAAGAAACCGGATTACGCCTCTTAGGTCGACTTCCATAAACCAGCAGCCTGCTCTAACTGCCTGAACGGACTGAGACATGCGGGGGCCGGGTGCCGCAGCTTCGCCACCCTTGAATAGTGCGATGCGTCTTTTTATATATCAATATATTCAGCTAGTTACAAATTAACTCGGCGTGGCATATTGATTGCGTTTTCCCCTTGTCGTATGAGTATGTCGCTCTCTCCCCACAGGGGGTGGAGCGGAAAATGAGGAGCTGAACATGAGATCGAAACTAAAGATTTGGATGGCGGCATCGGCTGGAGCAGGCCTTCTTTTCGCCGGATGCGGCAGGGAAGACACGAACCGGCTCGGAAATTTCCAAAACCTCAGTGGATTCCGGGTCATCTTTACAGACCCCGGCTACAACGCCGAGATGGTGCCTTTGGATTCCCAAATTCGAGTTCAGTTCAGTGAACCGATCGACCAGGCCAGCGTGACCGGCAGCGTGAAGGTCACCGAAACGATCGGTCAAGATGTGAAGGACATCACGCAAGAGGGATCCCTCTCGATACAAAACAGTTCCATGTTGATATTTGCTCCCAGCCGGCAATTTGTCCGAGACGCGATGTACCAGATGACGATTTTCACGGGATTACGGTCATTGACGGGGAACAGTCTCCTGTATCAGACGCTCGTTCCCTTCTACACCGGCCTCCGCAGCGACAGCACCGGTTTCGGCGTCATTTCCGTGGCCGGTCCGCCACAAGTTGTGAGCCTGGATGTTTATCAAGGCTCCGGTGTGTGCCTAGCGTTTACGGTGGAGTTCAACGAGGATCTTTCCTCGGTTCCGACAGCCAAAATGGACGTGCGAGCAGGCGTTCCCTTTGTCGGCAACGGTTTCGTGACACGCACCGAACTCCTGTATGCGGCTCCAATTTACCCCGACAATTATCGTCAGTTTTGGCTGGTTCCTGGGAACCTCGGATGTTCACAGGACATGTGTGATGCCGGGACCGAGCTCGAAGTGAAGGTTACGAATGCCATTGACCGTTCCGGGGAAAGGTTGCTAGACAATGCGAGCAGTGATGAACAATTTAAGACCCCAGGCGATTATCTCTGCATGTAATAAGGGAGCGCTGATCGGCGTTCTCCTGGTGAACGTGGCGGCGGGAGTCCCCCTCGCGCTTGCGCAAGAATCGGGAGGATTCAGCCGAACGCGCCTGACCCAGATCGCTCCCGTTTCAAAATCGCCGAACTCGAAGAATTCATGCTTGAGTTTTGAGGCGGCATTTTCGGGACCCCTCAAAGAGAAGCCGAACGCCATCGTCGATATCGAAAATCTCCATACAATCGAAGGGGTGATCTCGATCTTGATGAACGTATCCCAGCAATCGAAATCGCGCTACCGGCTGGATTTATTCACCGATGACGAAGCGTGCAAAGCTTTGATCAGCAATAAGGACGATAACATCTCCGTCACGGTTGACGGAGGCACCGGGAGCGACGGCCTGCCGATTCTCCCCGACGAGCGAAACTTCAAAGCCGGCCGCTTCCAAAAACGTTAGTTTATTCCAATCCCTGATTTTTGAGCCTTTAACAACGGGTAATTAGTGCCGATAAAGCGCGGCGTGATCGCTGCCGGCGGCATTCTTAAAAAACCGTTCGATTCCCCGAGCGATGGCCTGACTTAGAGCCAGCTGATATCGATCGTCGCGAAGACGCTTTTCTTCGGCCGGATTTGAAATAAAGGAAGTCTCCACCAGGATCGCCGGCATCTCGGCACCGGTGAGCACATAGAATCGGGCGCTGCGGACACCGAGGTCCTCCACATCCCGATACCTCGCCCCGAGTTCCTTCAATATCCCGCTCTGAACGTAACGGGCCAAATCCGTCGATTGAACCGTATGAAAGTTCTTGATCATCGATGCTTTCATCACTTCCAAATACCGGTCTTCCGGTTCGGCCGGGGAGGTCGCGGCGTCCGCTATCCATCCCAGATTCTCGCGCAAGGCGACGCGCAACGACTCTTCATCGTCGGCGTTGTTCA
This sequence is a window from Bdellovibrionota bacterium. Protein-coding genes within it:
- a CDS encoding Ig-like domain-containing protein: MRSKLKIWMAASAGAGLLFAGCGREDTNRLGNFQNLSGFRVIFTDPGYNAEMVPLDSQIRVQFSEPIDQASVTGSVKVTETIGQDVKDITQEGSLSIQNSSMLIFAPSRQFVRDAMYQMTIFTGLRSLTGNSLLYQTLVPFYTGLRSDSTGFGVISVAGPPQVVSLDVYQGSGVCLAFTVEFNEDLSSVPTAKMDVRAGVPFVGNGFVTRTELLYAAPIYPDNYRQFWLVPGNLGCSQDMCDAGTELEVKVTNAIDRSGERLLDNASSDEQFKTPGDYLCM
- the lnt gene encoding apolipoprotein N-acyltransferase, with the translated sequence MRKRIALPSSILLTALSYPLALYTPNLAPAWVSSVVVWFALVPLLLSLHRATPGESFRWGYIYGLFANGAALFWIIIAMRKYGNLSWLLSGSILFSLIAELAFYPAVTFWTMARLRNFAPAWLVGALSFTLLEWTRVYMPLEGYPWITPAYGLYGDSCLIQIVEWTGVAGLNLLIFTFSFSLADSLTRKEERRLSAIPALVAVGAMIAAGHLYGFIRLRTFDSVSTVDSSVRVSLIQANIPQDSKWQSASRSQIFEKYGRLTAAAVARDSDLIVWPEAAFPLTVASSTSAFPILRETLGEADLVLGAATWERAGDRELYRNSAFIVGPDARVKLRYDKRHLVPFGEYVPFSDILPTQKFVPAVAGNFVKGGVPILATVPRRPDARYGILICYEVLFPDLAVDLVRGGANFLVNITNDAWFDETSGPYQHVEFGRFRAIETRRPIVRAANTGVTAWFDARGNIHDTTSLFTEGLVTTDIHPRREMTFYVRHPQFIPHVAAMILLIAGLGFFRRRS